A region from the Perca fluviatilis chromosome 16, GENO_Pfluv_1.0, whole genome shotgun sequence genome encodes:
- the LOC120544324 gene encoding uncharacterized protein LOC120544324 — protein MLKRLLLLLCLTGHVFAKETPDVDCLVVHLKYVHCSWNKKGTPEVNYTFYGWFHGANVSECPSYLSENNINTGCNQPYGSLLNRFNDFYTRLVHENQSSEVKKHELKEKVKFNPPTNLTVHYGSDSNLWLNWTQIRSNCVESEVRYRINNGTGSVGSAEQNGDITCGLSKFWSDWTEPVVWGSNNSTDVDCLVVHLKYVHCSWNKKGTPEVNYTFYGWFHGANVSECPSYLSENNINTGCNQPYGSLLNRFNDFYTRLVHENQSSEVKKHELKEKVKFNPPTNLTVHYGSDSNLWLNWTQIRSNCVESEVRYRINNGNWASSRVSIGKQDYCLNLPSRSSLYELQVRSRMGYTCGLSKFWSDWTEPVVWGSNNSMDVDCLVVHLKYVHCSWNKKGTPEVNYTFYGWFHGANVSECPSYLSENNINTGCNQPYGSLLNRFNDFYTRLVHENQSSEVKKHELKEKVKFNPPTNLTVRYGSDSNLWLNWTQIRSNCVESEVRYRINNGNWASSRVSIGKQDYCLNLPSRSSLYELQVRSRMGYTCGLSKFWSDWTEPVVWGSNNSTDPNKMNSSMSVWTPVLSVVGALILIILVMMLLHYERIRIIFIPVVPKPSPNLQNIEDWFKFPKGLKEGLNYNERPCPVREYCHVRQSDSESSDCSTCSVTTDQTDCSVFIPVNESDQSTPCSSSISQF, from the exons ATGCTGAAGAGACTGCTTCTGCTTCTCTGTCTGACAGGACATGTGTTTGCCAAAGAAACCCCCG ATGTGGACTGTTTGGTGGTGCATCTGAAATATGTTCACTGTTCTTGGAATAAGAAGGGGACTCCAGAAGTCAATTACACCTTCTACGGCTG GTTCCACGGTGCCAACGTCAGTGAGTGCCCCTCCTATCTGTCAGAGAACAACATAAACACTGGATGTAACCAGCCCTATGGCTCACTACTTAATAGGTTCAACGACTTTTACACCAGACTGGTACATGAAAACCAGAGTTCCGAGGTGAAGAAACATGAGCTTAAAGAAAAAG TCAAGTTTAATCCACCAACCAACCTGACCGTCCATTATGGATCTGACTCTAACCTGTGGCTCAACTGGACCCAGATTCGTTCTAATTGCGTGGAAAGTGAAGTTCGCTACAGGATCAACAACGGAACTGGGTCGGTAGGCA GTGCGGAGCAGAATGGGGATATCACCTGTGGACTTTCCAAATTCTGGAGTGACTGGACTGAGCCTGTGGTCTGGGGATCCAACAACAGCACGG ATGTGGACTGTTTGGTGGTGCATCTGAAATATGTTCACTGTTCTTGGAATAAGAAGGGGACTCCAGAAGTCAATTACACCTTCTACGGCTG GTTCCACGGTGCCAACGTCAGTGAGTGCCCCTCCTATCTGTCAGAGAACAACATAAACACTGGATGTAACCAGCCCTATGGCTCACTACTTAATAGGTTCAACGACTTTTACACCAGACTGGTACATGAAAACCAGAGTTCCGAGGTGAAGAAACATGAGCTTAAAGAAAAAG TCAAGTTTAATCCACCAACCAACCTGACCGTCCATTATGGATCTGACTCTAACCTGTGGCTCAACTGGACCCAGATTCGTTCTAATTGCGTGGAAAGTGAAGTTCGCTACAGGATCAACAACGGGAACTGGGCG TCCTCTCGAGTCAGTATTGGGAAGCAGGATTACTGCCTCAACTTGCCCTCCCGCAGTTCCCTGTATGAGCTGCAGGTGCGGAGCAGAATGGGGTACACCTGTGGACTTTCCAAATTCTGGAGTGACTGGACTGAACCTGTGGTCTGGGGATCCAACAACAGCATGG ATGTGGACTGTTTGGTGGTGCATCTGAAATATGTTCACTGTTCTTGGAATAAGAAGGGGACTCCAGAAGTCAATTACACCTTCTACGGCTG GTTCCACGGTGCCAACGTCAGTGAGTGCCCCTCCTATCTGTCAGAGAACAACATAAACACTGGATGTAACCAGCCCTATGGCTCACTACTTAATAGGTTCAACGACTTTTACACCAGACTGGTACATGAAAACCAGAGTTCCGAGGTGAAGAAACATGAGCTTAAAGAAAAAG TCAAGTTTAATCCACCAACCAACCTGACTGTCCGTTATGGATCTGACTCTAACCTGTGGCTCAACTGGACCCAGATTCGTTCTAATTGCGTGGAAAGTGAAGTTCGCTACAGGATCAACAACGGGAACTGGGCG TCCTCTCGAGTCAGTATTGGGAAGCAGGATTACTGCCTCAACTTGCCCTCCCGCAGTTCCCTGTATGAGCTGCAGGTGCGGAGCAGAATGGGGTACACCTGTGGACTTTCCAAATTCTGGAGTGACTGGACTGAGCCTGTGGTCTGGGGATCCAACAACAGCACGG ACCCTAATAAAATGAACAGTTCAATGTCTGTGTGGACCCCGGTGCTGTCTGTGGTGGGTGCTTTGATCCTCATCATACTGGTCATGATGTTGCTGCACTATGAAAG AATCAGAATCATCTTCATCCCTGTGGTTCCCAAGCCATCCCCAAACCTTCAAAACATCGAG GATTGGTTTAAATTCCCTAAAGGCCTGAAAGAGGGTTTAAACTACAATGAGCGCCCCTGCCCTGTGCGTGAGTACTGCCATGTCCGCCAGTCTGACAGCGAGAGCTCTGACTGCTCAACCTGCTCTGTCACCACCGACCAAACCGACTGCTCCGTCTTCATCCCTGTGAACGAATCGGACCAGTCTACTCCCTGCTCCTCTTCCATCTCACAGTTTTAG